A part of Pseudomonas sp. HR96 genomic DNA contains:
- a CDS encoding dicarboxylate/amino acid:cation symporter, whose product MTTRQPLYKSLYFQVILAIIVGVLIGHFYPQTGVALKPLGDGFIKLIKMIIAPIIFCTVVSGIAGMQSMKSVGKTGGYALLYFEVVSTISLIIGLVVVNVVQPGAGMNIDPTKLDVSKVASYVAAGADQSVVGFILNIIPNTIFSAFANGDILQVLMFSVIFGFALHRLGAYGKPLLDLIDRFAHAMFNIINMIMKLAPLGALGAMAYTIGAYGVGSLVQLGQLMACFYITCLLFVLLVLGFIARLHGFSVIKVIRYIREELLIVLGTSSSESALPRMLVKMERLGAKKSVVGLVIPTGYSFNLDGTSIYLTMAAVFIAQATNTHMDITHQITLILVLLLSSKGAAGVTGSGFIVLAATLSAVGTLPVAGLALILGIDRFMSEARALTNLVGNAVATLVVAKWVGELDESRMTAELAAGSPPLTNLVPEDDLGVAEAPVVNQR is encoded by the coding sequence ATGACGACTCGTCAGCCACTCTACAAATCCCTGTATTTCCAAGTGATCCTCGCGATCATCGTCGGTGTCCTGATCGGGCATTTCTACCCACAAACCGGCGTTGCGCTCAAACCCCTGGGTGACGGCTTCATCAAGCTGATCAAGATGATCATCGCCCCCATCATCTTCTGCACCGTGGTCAGCGGCATTGCCGGTATGCAGAGCATGAAGTCGGTGGGCAAGACCGGTGGCTACGCGCTGCTGTACTTCGAAGTGGTATCGACCATTTCCCTGATCATCGGCCTGGTCGTGGTCAATGTCGTGCAGCCAGGTGCCGGCATGAACATCGATCCGACCAAGCTGGACGTCAGCAAAGTCGCCTCCTATGTAGCGGCGGGCGCGGATCAGAGCGTGGTCGGCTTCATCCTCAACATCATCCCGAACACCATTTTCAGCGCCTTCGCCAACGGCGACATTCTGCAGGTGCTGATGTTCTCGGTGATCTTCGGTTTCGCCCTGCATCGCCTGGGTGCCTACGGCAAGCCGTTGCTGGACCTGATCGATCGCTTCGCCCACGCCATGTTCAACATCATCAACATGATCATGAAGCTGGCGCCGCTCGGTGCATTGGGCGCCATGGCCTACACCATTGGCGCCTACGGCGTGGGTTCGCTGGTGCAGCTGGGCCAGCTGATGGCCTGCTTCTACATCACCTGCCTGCTGTTCGTGCTGCTGGTGCTAGGTTTCATTGCGCGGCTGCATGGCTTCAGCGTGATCAAGGTGATCCGCTACATCCGTGAAGAGTTGCTGATTGTGCTGGGTACCTCCTCCTCGGAGTCGGCCCTGCCACGCATGCTGGTGAAAATGGAGCGCCTGGGGGCGAAGAAATCCGTGGTGGGTCTGGTGATTCCGACCGGTTATTCGTTCAACCTGGACGGTACTTCGATCTACCTGACCATGGCTGCGGTGTTCATCGCCCAGGCAACCAACACGCACATGGACATCACTCACCAGATCACCCTGATCCTGGTGCTGCTGCTGTCTTCCAAAGGCGCAGCGGGTGTTACCGGTAGCGGCTTCATCGTCCTGGCTGCCACCCTTTCGGCTGTGGGCACCCTGCCGGTTGCCGGCCTGGCGCTGATCCTGGGCATCGACCGCTTCATGTCCGAGGCGCGCGCCTTGACCAACCTGGTCGGCAACGCCGTCGCCACCCTGGTAGTGGCCAAGTGGGTCGGCGAGCTGGACGAGTCGCGCATGACCGCTGAACTGGCCGCCGGCAGCCCGCCGCTGACCAATCTGGTGCCGGAAGACGACCTGGGTGTGGCTGAAGCACCCGTCGTCAACCAACGCTAA
- a CDS encoding ATP-binding protein translates to MIRSLRLRLMAAAALLAVLFMIALLPALQKAFSLALRESIEQRLASDVTTLISAARIENDQLQMPALLPDEQFNLPESRLLGYIYDRQGNMVWRSRASANENIDYKPRYDGGGNVFSRAHQPDGTEFFVYDVEVKLLGGRSAAYSIVAFQPVRDYQKTLSGLRSKLSFGFGLALLVLLLLLWGGMTWGLRALRQLSLELDQIESGERESLSEQHPRELLRLTDSLNRLLRSEREQRGRYRDSLGDLAHSLKTPLAVLQGVSETIAQRPQDLEQARILQAQIERMSQQIGYQLQRASLRKSGLVRHQVALQPLLDSLCSTLDKVYRDKRVRASFDVPAPGLVPMEQGGLLEMLGNLLENAYRLCLGQVRVRLIYLEEGLELWVEDDGPGIPVSQRERILKRGERLDRQNPGQGIGLAVVKDIIESYGAQLTLGDSSLGGAAFRVRLQPV, encoded by the coding sequence ATGATTCGATCACTGCGCTTGCGGCTGATGGCAGCGGCGGCCTTGCTCGCCGTGCTGTTCATGATCGCCCTGCTGCCGGCCTTGCAGAAGGCCTTCAGCCTGGCGCTGCGTGAGTCCATCGAGCAGCGCCTGGCCTCGGACGTGACCACGCTGATCTCTGCCGCGCGCATCGAGAACGACCAGCTGCAGATGCCAGCCTTGCTCCCCGACGAGCAGTTCAACCTGCCCGAGAGCCGTTTGCTGGGCTACATCTACGACCGCCAGGGCAACATGGTCTGGCGCTCGCGGGCGTCGGCTAACGAGAACATCGACTACAAACCACGCTACGACGGCGGCGGCAACGTCTTTTCCCGCGCCCATCAGCCCGACGGCACCGAATTCTTCGTCTACGACGTCGAGGTCAAATTGCTCGGCGGCCGTAGTGCGGCCTACAGCATCGTCGCCTTCCAGCCGGTGCGCGACTACCAGAAAACCCTCTCCGGCTTGCGCTCCAAGCTGTCGTTCGGCTTCGGCCTGGCCCTGCTGGTGTTGCTGCTGCTACTTTGGGGCGGCATGACCTGGGGCCTGCGCGCGCTGCGTCAGCTCAGCCTGGAGCTCGACCAGATCGAGTCGGGCGAGCGCGAGAGCCTGAGCGAGCAGCACCCCCGCGAGCTGCTGCGCCTGACCGACTCACTCAACCGCCTGCTGCGCAGCGAGCGTGAGCAGCGCGGGCGCTATCGCGACTCCCTGGGTGACCTGGCGCACAGCCTGAAAACCCCACTGGCGGTGTTGCAAGGGGTCAGCGAAACCATTGCCCAGCGCCCCCAGGACCTGGAGCAGGCGCGCATTCTTCAGGCTCAGATCGAGCGCATGAGCCAGCAGATCGGCTACCAGCTGCAGCGTGCCAGCCTGCGCAAGAGTGGCCTGGTGCGCCACCAGGTGGCACTGCAGCCGCTGCTCGACAGCCTGTGCAGCACCCTCGACAAGGTCTATCGCGACAAGCGCGTGCGCGCCAGCTTCGATGTTCCGGCCCCCGGGCTGGTGCCGATGGAGCAGGGCGGGTTGCTGGAAATGCTCGGTAACCTGCTGGAAAACGCCTATCGCTTATGCCTGGGCCAAGTGCGTGTGCGCCTGATCTATCTGGAGGAAGGGCTTGAACTGTGGGTCGAAGACGACGGCCCCGGCATCCCGGTCAGTCAACGCGAGCGCATTCTCAAGCGTGGCGAACGTTTGGACCGGCAGAACCCCGGCCAAGGCATCGGCCTGGCGGTGGTCAAGGACATCATCGAAAGCTACGGCGCGCAGTTGACCCTGGGCGACTCCAGCCTGGGCGGCGCCGCTTTCCGGGTTCGCCTGCAACCCGTCTGA
- a CDS encoding response regulator, with product MKLLVVEDEALLRHHLQTRLSASGHVVEAVANAEEALYHAQQYNHDLAVVDLGLPGMGGLDLIRQLRAEGKTFPILILTARGNWEDKVQGLATGADDYVVKPFQFEELEARLNALLRRSSGFTQSTITAGPLVLDINRKQASLDEQPLALTAFEYRILEYLMRHHQQVVAKDRLMEQLYPDDEERDPNVIEVLVGRLRRKLEGDRGFRPIDTVRGLGYLFTERCR from the coding sequence ATGAAATTGTTGGTGGTTGAAGATGAGGCCCTGCTGCGTCATCACCTGCAGACCCGACTGTCCGCCAGCGGCCATGTGGTCGAGGCCGTGGCCAATGCCGAAGAGGCGCTTTACCACGCCCAGCAGTACAACCACGACCTGGCTGTGGTCGACCTCGGCCTGCCGGGCATGGGCGGCCTGGACCTGATCCGCCAGTTGCGCGCCGAGGGCAAGACGTTTCCCATCCTCATCCTGACCGCTCGCGGCAACTGGGAAGACAAGGTCCAGGGCCTGGCCACCGGCGCCGACGACTACGTGGTCAAGCCCTTCCAGTTCGAAGAGCTGGAGGCACGCCTGAACGCCTTGCTGCGGCGTTCCAGCGGTTTCACCCAATCGACCATCACCGCCGGCCCGCTGGTACTGGACATCAACCGCAAGCAGGCCAGTCTCGACGAGCAGCCCCTGGCGCTGACCGCCTTCGAATACCGCATCCTCGAGTACCTCATGCGCCATCACCAACAGGTGGTGGCCAAGGACCGCCTGATGGAGCAGCTTTACCCCGATGACGAGGAGCGCGATCCCAACGTCATCGAGGTATTGGTCGGGCGTCTGCGGCGCAAGCTCGAAGGCGATCGCGGGTTTCGTCCGATCGACACGGTCAGGGGCCTGGGGTACCTGTTTACCGAGCGCTGCCGATGA
- a CDS encoding 4'-phosphopantetheinyl transferase family protein, whose translation MTTFTPTCCTAPRRHWPLPVSLPGVVLTSCRFDPSLWTADDFTRSAIEAPASIQRSVAKRQAEFLAGRLCARAALQALGWQGPAAAMVPAIGEDRAPVWPPGVCGAISHGGGWAGAMVAHQQAWRGLGMDMETLLKPERALHLHGEILTAPERARMAQRSADEVGMIVTLTFSLKESLFKALYPLVLKRFYFEHAEVLDWQADGTARLRLLTDLSPQWRAGAEFDGQFRVEDGQLLSMVWVPL comes from the coding sequence ATGACTACCTTCACCCCCACCTGCTGCACCGCCCCTCGTCGCCACTGGCCCCTGCCGGTCAGCCTGCCCGGTGTGGTGCTCACCAGTTGCAGGTTTGACCCCAGCCTATGGACCGCCGACGACTTCACCCGCAGTGCCATCGAGGCGCCGGCGAGCATCCAGCGCTCGGTGGCCAAGCGCCAGGCAGAATTCCTCGCCGGGCGCCTGTGCGCCCGCGCGGCGTTGCAGGCGCTGGGCTGGCAGGGACCGGCGGCGGCCATGGTACCGGCGATCGGCGAGGATCGCGCGCCGGTTTGGCCGCCTGGCGTATGTGGAGCAATCAGCCACGGCGGCGGCTGGGCCGGGGCGATGGTGGCTCACCAGCAGGCCTGGCGCGGGCTGGGCATGGACATGGAGACTTTGCTCAAGCCCGAGCGGGCGCTGCACCTGCACGGTGAAATCCTCACGGCCCCCGAGCGCGCACGCATGGCGCAGCGGTCGGCCGACGAGGTGGGCATGATCGTCACCCTGACGTTCTCGCTCAAGGAGAGCCTGTTCAAGGCCCTCTATCCGCTGGTGCTCAAGCGGTTCTATTTCGAGCATGCCGAAGTGCTCGACTGGCAGGCCGACGGCACGGCACGCCTGCGCCTGCTGACCGACCTGTCGCCGCAATGGCGCGCGGGCGCCGAGTTCGATGGCCAGTTCCGGGTCGAGGATGGGCAGCTGCTGAGCATGGTCTGGGTGCCCCTGTAA
- the fadD2 gene encoding long-chain-fatty-acid--CoA ligase FadD2, which produces MQPEFWNDKRPPGVPTQLDMGGYASVVEVFERSCQRFADRPAFSNLGVTLSYAELDRHCQAFAAWLQQHTDLQPGDRIAVQMPNILQYPIAVFGALRAGLIVVNTNPLYTAREMRHQFKDSGARALVYLNLFGHLVEQVLADTDIEFLIEARLGDLLPSTKGWLVNTLVDKVKKKVPRYALPQAVSFKTVLRTGQREALRPVALQLEDTAVLQYTGGTTGLAKGAMLSHGNLVANMQQVQACFQQLDELGRPMLQEGQEVMIAPLPLYHVYAFTANCMCMMVTGNHNVLISNPRDIGGFIKELKKWRFSAMIGLNTLFVALMEHPDFAALDFSSLKVTNSGGTALVKATADRWQQITGCRIIEGYGLTETSPVACTNPYGERGRLGTVGIPVVGTGLKVVDEDGAELSQGERGELCIRGPQVMQGYWQQPEASAEVMSADGWLRTGDIAIIDPDGFVRIVDRKKDMIIVSGFNVYPNEIEDVVMAHPKVANCAAIGIADERTGEAVKLFVVPREGGLGLEELKAYCKANFTGYKVPKHIVLRDSLPMTPVGKILRRELREGSL; this is translated from the coding sequence ATGCAACCTGAATTCTGGAATGACAAACGCCCTCCTGGCGTGCCCACCCAACTGGATATGGGCGGCTATGCCTCGGTGGTCGAGGTGTTCGAGCGCTCCTGCCAGCGCTTTGCCGACCGCCCGGCCTTCAGCAACCTTGGCGTGACCCTCAGCTACGCCGAGCTCGACCGCCATTGCCAGGCCTTCGCCGCCTGGCTGCAGCAGCACACGGACTTGCAGCCAGGCGATCGCATCGCGGTGCAGATGCCCAACATCCTGCAATACCCCATCGCCGTGTTCGGTGCCCTGCGCGCCGGGCTGATCGTGGTCAACACCAACCCGTTGTACACCGCGCGGGAGATGCGTCACCAATTCAAGGACTCCGGCGCCCGCGCGCTGGTCTACCTCAACCTGTTCGGGCATCTGGTCGAGCAGGTGCTGGCGGACACCGACATCGAGTTTCTGATCGAGGCCAGGCTTGGCGATCTGTTGCCCAGCACCAAGGGTTGGCTGGTCAACACCCTGGTCGACAAGGTGAAGAAAAAAGTCCCGCGCTATGCCTTGCCTCAGGCGGTGTCATTCAAGACCGTGCTGCGCACGGGCCAACGCGAGGCGCTGCGGCCGGTGGCGCTGCAGCTGGAGGACACCGCAGTGCTGCAGTACACCGGTGGTACCACGGGCCTGGCCAAGGGCGCCATGCTCAGCCATGGCAACCTGGTGGCCAACATGCAGCAGGTGCAGGCTTGCTTCCAGCAACTCGACGAGCTCGGCCGCCCCATGCTGCAGGAGGGCCAGGAGGTGATGATCGCGCCGCTGCCGCTCTACCATGTGTACGCCTTCACGGCGAACTGCATGTGCATGATGGTCACTGGCAACCACAACGTGCTGATCAGCAACCCACGGGATATCGGCGGCTTCATCAAGGAGCTGAAGAAGTGGCGGTTCTCGGCCATGATCGGCCTCAATACGCTGTTCGTGGCCTTGATGGAGCACCCGGACTTCGCTGCGCTGGACTTCTCCAGCCTCAAGGTCACCAACTCCGGCGGCACTGCGCTGGTCAAGGCCACGGCCGACCGCTGGCAGCAGATCACCGGCTGCCGCATCATCGAAGGCTACGGCCTCACGGAAACCTCGCCGGTGGCGTGCACCAACCCCTATGGCGAGCGCGGGCGGCTGGGTACGGTGGGCATTCCGGTGGTCGGCACCGGCCTCAAGGTGGTCGATGAAGACGGCGCCGAGCTGTCCCAGGGTGAACGCGGCGAGCTGTGCATTCGCGGCCCGCAAGTGATGCAGGGCTACTGGCAGCAGCCCGAGGCCAGCGCCGAGGTAATGAGTGCGGACGGCTGGCTACGCACCGGTGACATCGCCATCATCGACCCTGATGGCTTCGTGCGCATCGTCGATCGCAAGAAGGACATGATTATCGTGTCGGGTTTCAACGTGTACCCCAACGAGATCGAGGACGTGGTGATGGCCCACCCCAAGGTGGCCAACTGCGCGGCCATCGGCATCGCCGACGAGCGCACCGGCGAGGCGGTCAAGCTGTTCGTGGTGCCACGCGAAGGCGGGCTGGGGCTCGAAGAGCTCAAGGCCTACTGCAAGGCCAACTTCACCGGCTACAAGGTGCCCAAGCACATCGTGCTGCGCGATTCACTGCCGATGACGCCGGTGGGCAAGATCCTGCGCCGTGAGTTGCGCGAGGGTTCCCTGTAG
- a CDS encoding alpha/beta hydrolase, with protein sequence MASQRFTLVTDDSLDLHVHSWLPAASPRAVVLLAHGMADHAGRYAALGAALTAAGYALYAHDQRGHGQTGAAGVPGLFAACDGWRRVVADLSLLRAEIARRLPGTPVVLLGHSMGSYIAQAWLIENASQVAGAVFSGSNYQPASLYHNARHIARFERWRQGPLGRSALIEWLTFGSFNKAFRPNRSGYDWLSRDTEAVDRYIADPLCGFRCTNQLWFDLLGGLAHISTEANLARTRPGLKLLIIGGECDPVSAGKRLTDLGNAWRLSARAQVRTIIYPQARHEVFNELNRAQVVGDLIAWLDTLGATAPTDEPINP encoded by the coding sequence ATGGCCTCGCAGCGCTTTACCCTTGTCACTGATGACAGCTTGGATTTACACGTCCACAGCTGGCTGCCCGCCGCCAGCCCCCGCGCCGTGGTGCTGCTGGCCCACGGCATGGCCGACCACGCCGGGCGCTACGCCGCTCTGGGCGCAGCCTTGACCGCGGCCGGTTATGCACTGTATGCCCACGATCAACGCGGCCACGGCCAGACCGGCGCTGCCGGGGTGCCCGGGCTGTTCGCCGCCTGTGATGGCTGGCGCCGGGTAGTCGCCGACCTGAGCCTGCTGCGCGCCGAAATCGCCCGCCGCCTCCCCGGCACGCCCGTGGTCCTGCTGGGCCACAGCATGGGCAGCTATATCGCCCAGGCCTGGTTGATCGAAAACGCCAGCCAGGTCGCGGGCGCAGTGTTCAGCGGTTCCAACTATCAACCGGCGAGTCTTTATCACAACGCCCGCCACATCGCCCGCTTCGAGCGTTGGCGTCAGGGCCCCCTGGGACGCAGCGCGCTGATCGAGTGGTTGACCTTCGGTTCGTTCAACAAGGCGTTCAGGCCCAACCGCAGCGGCTACGACTGGCTCAGCCGCGACACCGAGGCCGTCGATCGCTACATCGCCGACCCCTTGTGCGGCTTTCGCTGCACCAACCAGCTGTGGTTCGACCTGCTCGGCGGGCTGGCGCACATCAGCACGGAAGCGAACCTGGCGCGCACACGGCCGGGCCTGAAGCTGCTGATTATCGGCGGAGAATGTGATCCGGTCAGCGCCGGCAAGCGTCTGACTGATCTGGGCAATGCCTGGCGCCTGTCGGCCAGGGCGCAGGTGCGGACAATTATTTACCCGCAGGCGCGCCATGAAGTGTTCAATGAGCTCAACCGAGCACAGGTCGTCGGCGACCTGATCGCCTGGCTCGACACCCTGGGCGCCACCGCGCCGACCGATGAGCCTATTAACCCGTAA